Proteins co-encoded in one Malus sylvestris chromosome 7, drMalSylv7.2, whole genome shotgun sequence genomic window:
- the LOC126630137 gene encoding uncharacterized protein LOC126630137 has translation MQGRRSLQFELIHIDQELESTLREQRRQQVFQEPAMGEVNNGRDNPPPLPPPQPRLMRDYTKPTEYNAPSCIVLAPIAQRFEIRPQIFQLLPIFLGKEEENPYHHIKAFFKLCSTFTFTNVTEEQIRLRLFPFSLRDKASSWLDSLPEASIDTWTELSKKFLSKFFPARRTNALINEIMSFRQQEGEQFHESWERYKDLFLQCPHHGFNTWQKVHYFYKGLNSQCRSLVDSTVGGTLMDKTPEDAIHAFETICENSEHWDFPTKDSRVPTASSTKRGGIYEVDTRTGLEAQVAALTKLLTPLVSKIATQPCSLCASIAHDMEHCPANPNLEGMHEVKAFSGRPRNDPYSNNYNPGWREHPNFSWRDSQNSMGPSNSTKQYQQPYQAPPIQQEDPSIKDMLSQLLKKTDRYEQEVVSLRQSQTVLEKAQSNFEIQLGQIATTLNKLERAQGQFPSQTEINPRNNEHVMAITTLRSGKMIDNKVEMHEKVEKEKERGTDMNDQQQNHYFKSSKQPLSEPKRTLFDPMLKDVVYDPPLPFPQRAKKGRKDQYSGHILDQFKKVQINIPLLEAIKEIPSYAKFLKELCTHKRKYGKYEEVMLSETVSAVLQRKLPPKLKDPGSFTVSCIIGERKFERALLDLGASVNLMPYSAYKHLSLGELKHCSMSLQLADRSVKYPRGIIEDVLVKVDQFILPADFIVLDMEEAEIPGNELPLILGRPFMATAGTKIDVKAGLLTMTVQDVTVKFQIFEALKSPLDPHDCFQIDVVDRMKEKFEVAPDKALPRKYFEPNQKVLWKKSRFKLFPTRLRSRWTGPYLVVQAYPHSVVEIQDMKSGLIFKVNGHRLKQYLDPIPQMNEEVLYLNDSPFI, from the coding sequence ATGCAAGGTAGACGTTCGTTGCAATTTGAGTTGATTCATATAGACCAAGAACTTGAGAGTACTTTAAGAGAACAGCGGAGGCAGCAAGTGTTTCAAGAACCAGCCATGGGGGAAGTCAATAATGGTAGAGATAATCCTCCACCATTGCCACCACCACAACCAAGGCTCATGCGTGATTATACAAAGCCAACGGAGTACAACGCACCGTCATGCATTGTTTTGGCTCCAATTGCGCAGCGATTTGAGATTCGTCCACAAATCTTTCAGTTGCTGCCTATATTTCttgggaaggaggaagaaaatccATACCATCATATCAAGGCGTTTTTCAAGCTATGTTCCACATTCACATTCACCAATGTTACTGAAGAGCAAATTCGACTTCGGTTATTCCCATTCTCTTTGAGGGATAAAGCAAGCAGTTGGTTGGATTCTCTTCCCGAAGCATCTATCGACACATGGACAGAATTATCCAAGAAGTTTTTGTCCAAGTTCTTCCCCGCTCGAAGAACCAATGCTCTGATCAATGAAATCATGAGCTTTCGGCAACAAGAAGGTGAACAGTTTCATGAAAGTTGGGAGCGATATAAGGACTTGTTTCTTCAATGTCCTCATCATGGTTTCAACACTTGGCAAAAGGTTCATTATTTTTACAAAGGTTTGAACTCTCAATGTAGGAGTTTGGTTGATTCAACAGTTGGTGGAACCTTGATGGACAAAACTCCAGAAGATGCCATTCATGCCTTTGAAACTATATGTGAAAATTCTGAGCATTGGGATTTTCCTACAAAAGATTCGAGAGTTCCAACTGCATCGTCAACAAAAAGAGGAGGCATTTATGAAGTTGATACAAGGACGGGTTTAGAGGCACAAGTAGCAGCTCTCACGAAGCTTCTCACACCACTAGTAAGCAAGATAGCCACGCAGCCATGTAGCTTATGTGCAAGCATCGCCCATGACATGGAACATTGTCCAGCAAATCCTAATCTAGAAGGCATGCATGAGGTCAAAGCATTTAGTGGGAGGCCCCGAAATGATCCGTACTCAAATAATTATAACCCGGGATGGAGAGAACACCCGAATTTTTCTTGGAGAGATTCCCAAAATAGCATGGGACCATCCAATTCAACAAAGCAATATCAGCAGCCTTATCAAGCTCCTCCAATTCAACAAGAAGACCCTTCTATCAAGGACATGCTATCTCAACTCTTAAAGAAAACCGATCGGTATGAACAGGAAGTTGTATCGCTTAGACAAAGTCAGACGGTGTTGGAAAAGGCTCAATCTAATTTTGAGATTCAATTGGGACAAATAGCTACTACTTTGAACAAATTGGAGCGAGCACAAGGGCAATTTCCAAGCCAAACAGAAATTAATCCAAGAAATAATGAGCATGTGATGGCCATTACAACCTTGAGAAGTGGGAAGATGATCGACAACAAAGTAGAGATGCATGAGAAAGTTGaaaaggagaaggagagggGAACGGATATGAATGACCAGCAGCAAAATCATTATTTTAAGAGTTCAAAACAGCCACTATCTGAGCCGAAAAGAACTTTATTTGATCCAATGCTTAAGGATGTGGTGTATGATCCTCCTCTACCATTCCCTCAGCGTGCAAAGAAGGGAAGAAAAGATCAGTACTCGGGGCATATATTGGACCAATTCAAGAAAGTTCAAATCAACATTCCATTGCTTGAAGCCATCAAAGAAATTCCATCATATGCAAAATTCTTGAAAGAACTGTGTACTCACAAGCGAAAGTATGGAAAATATGAAGAGGTGATGTTATCAGAAACGGTAAGTGCAGTGCTTCAACGAAAATTGCCACCAAAACTCAAGGATCCAGGAAGCTTTACAGTTTCGTGCATTATTGGAGAAAGAAAATTTGAACGAGCCTTACTTGACTTGGGAGCAAGTGTCAATCTTATGCCTTATTCTGCGTACAAACATCTAAGTTTGGGGGAGTTAAAACATTGTTCCATGTCTTTACAACTTGCTGATCGTTCTGTGAAATATCCAAGGGGCATTATTGAAGATGTACTTGTCAAGGTTGATCAATTCATTCTTCCTGCTgacttcattgttttggacatGGAAGAAGCTGAAATTCCAGGCAATGAGCTACCTCTCATTCTTGGTAGACCTTTCATGGCTACTGCAGGTACTAAAATTGATGTAAAAGCTGGTTTACTAACCATGACTGTGCAGGATGTTACCGTAAAATTTCAGATCTTTGAAGCTTTGAAGAGTCCTTTGGATCCTCATGATTGTTTTCAGATTGATGTTGTGGATCGAATGAAAGAGAAGTTTGAGGTTGCTCCTGACAAAGCTTTACCTCGGAAATATTTTGAACCAAACCAAAAGGTTTTGTGGAAAAAGTCAAGGTTCAAGTTATTTCCCACTAGGCTTCGATCTAGATGGACTGGACCTTATCTCGTTGTGCAAGCGTATCCCCATAGTGTTGTGGAAATTCAAGATATGAAGAGTGGTTTGATATTTAAGGTGAATGGCCATCGTTTGAAGCAATACCTGGACCCTATCCCACAAATGAATGAGGAGGTTTTGTACCTCAATGATTCTCCATTCATTTGA